One Arachis hypogaea cultivar Tifrunner chromosome 2, arahy.Tifrunner.gnm2.J5K5, whole genome shotgun sequence genomic window, CTTGTGCCCTTTCTTTGATCCAAGCTAACCACGGCTTTGTTCCCTCCATTGTCACCTATCACCGCTTAATGGATCACTTTTGCAGGTTCGGTCAACCCCAACAAGCACACATACTGTTCTTCGACATGAAGGGTAGAGGGCATTACCCCAATGTGGTTTCTTATACTACTCTCATTAATGGGTACTGCTTAATTGGTGGAATTGGTGATGCCCtcaaggtgtttgatgaaatgcttgatagTGGTATTGCGGCAAATTCTTTGACTTATAGTGTTTTAGTCGGCGGGTTTCTTAGGATGAGGGATATAGAAGGAGCAAAGGGAATGATGTGCCAGTTATGGGAGAAGATGAGGGTTGAAAGGGAGGCTTCGATGAAGATGGCAGCCTTTGCGAATCTGGTTGATTCTCTGTGTAGGGGAGGGTTCTTCAATGAATTGTTTAGGATAGCCGAGGAGTTTACATTAGGGGGCAGTTTGTGTGAGGAGGTTGCATATGGACAGATGATAGATTCACTCTGCAAGGTTGGGAGGTATCATGTGGCTGCTAGGATTGTGTATATAATGAGGAAGAGAGGATTAGTTCCGAGTGTAGcatgttataattatattatacatGGGCTTAGCAAGGATGGTGATTGTATGAGAGCTTATCAGTTATTAGAGGAAGCTAAATTCGGATTCTTGCTTTCTGAGCATACCTACAAGGTGTTGGTGGAAGCTCTTTGCCAAGTGCTAGATGTGGACAAGGCAAGGAAAGTTCTTGAACACATGCTAAGTAGGGAAGGCGTCGACAAGACTAGGATTTACAACACCTATTTAAGAGCTCTTTGTATTGTGAATAATCCAACAGAACTCTTGAATGTGCTTGTGCTCATGCTTCAAAGCCAGTGTCATGCAGATGTGATCACACTTAACACAGTTATCAATGGATTTTGCAAGGTGGGGAGGATTGATGAAGCTCTAACGGTATTACAGGACATGTTGAGTTGTAAATTTTTCGCTCTCAATGTTGTGACCTTCACTACTATAATTTCTAGTTTATTGGACACTGCAAGAGTTGATGAAGCTGTTGAGTTGCTCCATAAAGTAATGCCTGAAAATGGTGTAAGACCGAGTGTTGCGACATATAATGCTTTTCTCCGAGGCCTATTCAAACTAAAGAGGCTAAATGATGCATTGAGGGCCTTCAATAATATGGCAAGTAATGGCATTACTGCAGATAGTACCACTTATACTGTTGTGGTAGATGGTCTATGTGAATCTAACCAAATAGATGAAGCAAAGAATTTTTGGCAGAATGTTATATGGCCTTCAGGGATTCATGATAATTTTGTTTATGCAGCAATTCTAAAAGGGTTCTGTCGCACCAATAACTTTAATGAAGCTTGTTATTTTTTGTATGAACTGGTAGATTCTGGGGTGTCTCCAAATATATTTAGTTATAATATTGTGATCAATTGTGCTTGCAATCTAGGTTTGAAAAGGGAGGCTTACCAGATTGTTAGAGAGATGAAAAGGAATAAACTCACACCTGATTGTGTGACATGGAGGATTCTTGACAAGCTACATGGCAAAGTGAGGACGCACAATCATTTTGAAGATCGAAATTTGTCAGCACTCTATGACAGAGCTTCACTTGGTACTTGATGGATGGTGCTGCCATTTTTTAGACCTTGGTGGGATTGATACCGTCTTGAATTGATGTATGTTGCATGCTTCAATCCTACATTTGTGCCTTTGGacaagtaattatttttaaataaagaaagCTACATATCATTTACATAATTCAGCATCTCCAAGCCATAAagttcattttgtttgttttcacTTGTTCTTTAACAAAATCCTTAAAGCATAGAAtactgaaaatgaaaacagaaaccaAACAATACCGGGCTCTCTTTGCAAGAGCATCTGATGCAGGTTGTGGCCTCCCACACTCAATGTACAATTCCGACGCCCTTTCgagagaagctcacaacttctCTCCAGTTTCTGAGTTCCTTTGCCATATTAGCAGCTGATTCCATGTGCTTAGCTGCATCCCAAGGGCTGGTTTACTTGTCAAGGACACAGAAACACAGAATCCTTTCACAGTGATTATAGAACAACCAGTT contains:
- the LOC112741565 gene encoding uncharacterized protein; its protein translation is MCSFLLISHEVSTEPVRPNAPKEPLSIGSSRVNAIQSRTTTFLIHSKSKPFFVLPSLPFSTTIHNHTIQHGQHHHSTTTFHNRNLAAIIHSLCDAHRFDEAHNIFSLFLSSGFLPDHRTSNVLLSRLLPSRTPHRTWACALSLIQANHGFVPSIVTYHRLMDHFCRFGQPQQAHILFFDMKGRGHYPNVVSYTTLINGYCLIGGIGDALKVFDEMLDSGIAANSLTYSVLVGGFLRMRDIEGAKGMMCQLWEKMRVEREASMKMAAFANLVDSLCRGGFFNELFRIAEEFTLGGSLCEEVAYGQMIDSLCKVGRYHVAARIVYIMRKRGLVPSVACYNYIIHGLSKDGDCMRAYQLLEEAKFGFLLSEHTYKVLVEALCQVLDVDKARKVLEHMLSREGVDKTRIYNTYLRALCIVNNPTELLNVLVLMLQSQCHADVITLNTVINGFCKVGRIDEALTVLQDMLSCKFFALNVVTFTTIISSLLDTARVDEAVELLHKVMPENGVRPSVATYNAFLRGLFKLKRLNDALRAFNNMASNGITADSTTYTVVVDGLCESNQIDEAKNFWQNVIWPSGIHDNFVYAAILKGFCRTNNFNEACYFLYELVDSGVSPNIFSYNIVINCACNLGLKREAYQIVREMKRNKLTPDCVTWRILDKLHGKVRTHNHFEDRNLSALYDRASLGT